One region of Hemiscyllium ocellatum isolate sHemOce1 chromosome 4, sHemOce1.pat.X.cur, whole genome shotgun sequence genomic DNA includes:
- the rbbp8 gene encoding DNA endonuclease RBBP8 isoform X2 produces the protein MIGRGIFFIPDFQERLMEMTVLQMKISKLKKERCLDAQRLEEYYNKNQQLREQQKALHDNIKVLEDRLRAGLCDRCAVTEEHMKKKQLEFENIRQQNLKLITELMNDKINLQEENKKLSDQLESLEHQLKEQQQQVTEAADDDDGIIPDSPILSLSTSVVNRMRRRKENRRIRYTEHGHAEPSGLQSDNETCKMLLARFSGMNQPIQDEEILVADSCDLEQSSEKTMQMLKDHLSAEKSNFNLAAVVAETLGLGISEEHDLQNLLKLQRDVTMTAQISRNMLKKDASKAANSELLEDNATGFSCAAEGNEQSGNWVSQCKSPVFGISTKDFTDREMTMVQHVEESKLGEQKVVKNHIEIKSDAAGSTSYLSTSNRSAKRKKIEDERDLLTNCEKPSFNKENLSSKSEKAVSVNNDNLDKPLDLSDHVSSGRLGDRSQGKDAVCNKLMQVNQLESLKQSIKMTNFRRAYNGLNKDPQDDVYLQETIGRSHSEICQDVKVKSEKNDEGADSSICRYSQLQSSDFSQNGQLTSDQKDFEVEVPTRKIAKTVSTESEPTSVLQPNPNPCATIGKCKNTDNDATKSENIQWSMDPGADCTMGASEVDSKKAIRQPGMNSLDMDCTYVSESMLQKPKESRINQSNLGSRHVMDESLAEVFDRTAYGEYESYPEEMKSPHNVYDNVFQEDPGKSKNESFAQPYLNSGQRKNTVLNFPHVEVVRNKEERRKLYGHTCKECDVYYADLPEEERLKKLANCSRHRFRYIPPNTPENFWEVGFPSTQTCVDRGYIKEESTPCQRPRRRRPYNPTFLPKDKEQNMT, from the exons GTTGCGAGCTGGCTTATGTGACAGGTGTGCAGTTACTGAAGAACACATGAAGAAGAAGCAGCTGGAATTTGAAAATATTCGACAGCAGAATCTAAAGCTTATTACTGAACTTA TGAATGACAAGATTAACCTTCAGGAAGAAAACAAAAAACTTAGTGATCAGCTTGAATCGCTAGAACATCAACTGAA GGAGCAACAGCAGCAAGTGACCGAAGCAGCggatgatgatgatggaataATCCCGGATTCTCCAATTTTATCTCTTTCCACCTCTGTAGTTAACAGAATGCGAAGGAGAAAGGAAAATCGTCGTATTCGCTACACAGAGCATGGTCATGCTGAACCTTCAGGGCTGCAGTCTGATAATG AGACATGTAAAATGCTGTTGGCACGCTTCTCTGGCATGAACCAACCTATACAGGATGAAGAAATCCTAGTTGCAGATTCCTGTGATCTTGAACAATCGTCAGAAAAGA CCATGCAGATGCTAAAGGATCATTTATCCGCCGAGAAAAGCAACTTTAATCTAGCTGCTGTTGTAGCAGAAACTTTAGGACTTGGCATTTCTGAGGAACAT GACTTGCAAAATCTTCTGAAATTGCAAAGAGACGTCACCATGACTGCACAAATTTCACGCAACATGTTGAAAAAAGATGCCAGTAAAGCAGCAAACTCAGAACTTTTGGAGGATAATGCCACTGG GTTTTCTTGTGCAGCAGAAGGAAATGAACAAAGTGGAAACTGGGTTTCTCAGTGTAAATCTCCTGTATTTGGAATTTCAACTAAAGATTTCACTGATCGCGAA ATGACAATGGTCCAACATGTTGAAGAATCAAAGCTGGGTGAACAAAAGGTTGTAAAAAATCACATTGAAATTAAGTCCGATGCAGCTGGGAGCACCTCTTACTTGTCTACGTCTAACAGGTCGgcgaaaagaaagaaaatagaagATGAGAGGGATTTGCTCACTAATTGTGAAAAGCCTTCTTTTAATAAAGAAAATCTTTCTTCAAAATCAGAGAAGGCTGTTTCTGTAAACAATGATAATCTTGATAAGCCATTGGACTTGTCAGATCATGTTTCAAGTGGCCGGTTGGGAGATAGAAGCCAAGGGAAAGATGCAGTGTGTAATAAGCTTATGCAAGTTAACCAACTGGAATCCCTGAAACAAAGTATAAAGATGACAAATTTCAGAAGAGCCTATAATGGACTTAATAAGGATCCACAGGATGATGTTTATCTGCAAGAGACCATTGGGAGATCGCATAGTGAAATATGTCAAGATGTTAAAGtaaaaagtgagaaaaatgaTGAGGGTGCTGATTCATCAATTTGTAGATATTCTCAGCTGCAATCCAGTGATTTTTCTCAGAATGGACAACTTACTAGTGACCAAAAG GATTTTGAAGTCGAAGTTCCAACAAGGAAAATTGCAAAAACAGTATCCACAGAATCAGAGCCCACCTCGGTGCTTCAACCAAACCCAAATCCTTGTGCAACAATTGGAAAGTGTAAAAACACTGATAATGATG CAACAAAATCAGAAAACATTCAGTGGAGCATGGATCCAGGAGCAGATTGCACAATGGGTGCTTCAGAAGTGGACTCAAAG aAAGCCATCAGGCAACCAGGGATGAATAGCCTGGATATGGACTGCACTTATGTGAGTGAAAGTATGTTGCAGAAACCAAAAGAATCAAGAATCAACCAGTCTAACCTTG GAAGCAGACATGTTATGGATGAAAGTCTTGCTGAGGTCTTTGACCGAACTGCTTACGGAGAATATGAATCGTATCCTGAAGAAATGAAGAGTCCACATAATGTATATGACAATG TATTTCAAGAAGATCCAGGGAAATCAAAAAATGAATCTTTCGCACAGCCTTATTTGAACTCTGGGCAAAG GAAGAATACAGTTTTAAACTTCCCTCATGTTGAGGTGGTCCGTAACaaagaagagagaagaaaatTGTATGGGCATACGTGCAAGGAATGTGATGTT TATTATGCAGATCTACCAGAggaagaaagattgaaaaagttGGCAAACTGCTCAAGGCATAGATTCCGGTACATCCCACCAAACACACCTGAGAATTTCTGGGAGGTAGGGTTCCCCTCAACACAAACCTGTGTTGATCGAG GTTACATCAAAGAAGAAAGCACACCTTGTCAGCGCCCAAGACGGAGGCGTCCTTACAATCCAACATTTCTACCAAAGGACAAGGAACAGAATATGACTTAG